TTATAAAGAAAGTTAATCTAGAATTATGGTTAAACTCTACCTCTCTTGGTGGTGGATTTGTATATTTAAACTATTAAACAAAAGAAGCTGTTGCATTTTTTTAAGTATCTATTCAGTTGATTAATATCGTTAGATTTAGAGCAAAGTTCCTTTGCATTTAGCGATTATTAGTCAATTTTAATTATTTCTATTTCTTTTAAACATCAAGTTGCTTCCATGTCAATGAATAAAGAATCCCTAAGCTCATTCCGTTGAAAATGCAAAACTCGGCTTCGCCTCAAACACGTTGCATTTTCTTAACTGCATTTCGCTAAGGGATTCTAGTATTCACTTCCAAATTACACCAACTTGATGTTAGGGAAAATTACTTTTTAATTGATAGCTGAATAATTATTTTGTAAAAATAAAAAGAAGCTGCAAAATTATCAATTTGCAACAGCTCCTTTATTATCGTTATTTCTCTTCAAGTTCTACCTCAAATTCAAATCTATCCCCACGTACCAAACTTACTGTATACTCTATTATCTCCATTCCAGCATATGTCCATCTTTGTAATCTTATAATTGGACTTCCTTGGGGTATAGTTAAAATTTCTGCAATATTTTCATCTGCTAAAAGTACAGAAAATCTTTCAGTTGCCTTTGTAAAACTTATATTATATCTATTTTGAAGTATATCATATAGAGGATTTTCTAATAAAATATTCTTCGAAAGTCCTTGCATCTTCTTTTCTAATAGGTATGTTTTTTCATACATAACTACTTCATCATCAGCTAATCTAAGACGTTGCAATTCATATACTTTATCATCTTTATTTATATTTAACTCTTTACATATTTTTTCATCAGCTTTTTTCTCTTTAAATGATAAGATCTTTGAACTTGGAGTTTTTCCCTGTTTTTTTGCTTCCTCTGTAAAGCTATAAAATTTAAGAAGTTTTTGTTTCATTACTCTTGAAGATACAAAAGTTCCACAACCTTGAACTTTGTATATATATCCTTTTTTCTCTAAATATGCAATAGCTTGTCTTACAGTTGATCTACTTAAATTATATTTTTCACAATACTCTCTCTCAGTTAAAATTCTATCATTTTCTTGTAAATTTTTTTCTTTTATATCATTTATAATTATTTCTGCTAATTGATAATAAAGTGGACTTTTCGACTGAAACATTTACATTTCCTCCATATAAATATTTATACAATACTAAAATTATATCACTACTCCTATAAATTTACAAGAAAATAAACTCTTTATTTCAGATAAAAACACCCAAAACTTTAAATAAAATTTTGGGTGTTAATCTCAATTATTTATTAAATCTTCCTACAAACTCATCCATATTTACAACTTTTCCAGTTACTCTTGATTCTTCAGCTGCAAATGCCATAATATGACTCTCTAGAGATACTTTTGGATTTGTTCTTGTATCTTCTAGTTTTCCTTGACATAGTTTTATAAAGTCTTGCATAAGTCCAGTATCTCCTCCACCATGTCCTCCTAAAAGTACATCTGGAGTTATCTCTGTTTTCTTTCCATTTGCAAAACGTCCTTCACCTTTTCCAAATTCATATACTTCTATATGATTTTTTAAATCATTTCCTCTAATTTCACCTTTAGTTCCCATGATCTTAATAGTTCTGCATACTTCATCTGTAAAGGCACATAGGTTGAATGTTACATGTACTCCATTATCAAATTCTATTATAGATACCATATTATCTACAACATTGTTATCACATTTATAAACACATCTTCCATATTTATTTGTTCTTAATGATTCTTCTAATGCCTCTTTAGTTTGAATTTCAGTTGCTACAAGTGTAGGCCATGCTCCTAAATTATTGTAGTATATTTTTTTAGGTGAATAGATACAACTATCTAGGTATTTACAATCTAAACATCTTTCTGCTGATCCTTCAGGTGCATTTTCTCTTTTAAAATGTCTTAATTGTCCAAAAGATGCTATTCTTTTGCAAGAACTTCCACCTAATAACCAAGATAAAATATCTAAATCATGGCAACTTTTTTGTAATATTAATGGACTTGTTTCATCTGAATTTCTCCAGTTTCCTCTTACAAAGCTATGAGCAAAGTGGTAGTTTCCTATATTTTCATTATGTTGAATATCAACAACTTCTCCTATAATTCCACTTTCAATTAACTCTTTTAATTTACTAAAGAATGGAGTATATCTTAATACATGGCATACCATTACTTTTACACCATATTTTTCTGCCATTTTTACTATATTTATACACTCATCAACTTTATTTGACATAGGTTTTTCAAGTAAAATATCATACCCTTTTTCCATAGCTATTTTTATTGGTTCAAAATGCATATCATCACCAGTAGCTATGATTACAGCATCACAAAACTTATCTTTTGCTAAAAACTCTTCCCAACTTTCAAAAACAAACTCTGGATCTAATTTATGATCTTCCATCATCTCTTTTCTTTTTAATGGATTTGGTTCAGCTATTGCTATAACTTTTGCCTCATCTGTATAATTTAAAATATATTTTGCATAAACATCTTTTCCTCTATTTCCTGCTCCAATAACTCCAACTTTTATCATAAATTTCTTGCTCTTTTTTGAGCAATTCGCCTCCTTGATATTAAAAATCATTTATTTTAAAGTAATTCTACTCTTTTACTGCTCCAGCTACTATACCAGATAAAATCTTCTTTTTGAAAATTAGATACATAATTATTGTAGGTAACATAACAAGTACAATTGCTGCTGATAATTTAGCCCATGAACCACTACGTCCTACATAGTTCATTAACATAGTTGTTAAAGTTGCATTTTCTGCACTTGGCATATATAGATATGGTGTATACATATCATTTAATATATCCACTGATTTTAGTATTATAAGTGTTGCTGTTGCTGGTAAAATCAATGGGAATATTATCTTCCAATAGATTGTAAAATATGAACATCCATCTATTCTTGCACTTTCATCCAATGAATATGGAATTTGGTCAATAAATTGTTTGTATACATAGATTTGTAAAATATCTGTTGATATATATATTATCATCGGTGCAAAGAGTGTATCATACAATCCTATCTTTCCAATTATTCCAAATCTAGTTATTTCTGCTATAAAACTTGGAACTAGCATTGCTAAACTAAATAGTAAGAAATATACTTTTTTCAAAGTAAATTCAAATCTACTTAATGAATAAGCTACCATACTACTTAAAAGCACATTTACTATAACTGTTCCTATTACAAGTAAAACAGAGTTTTTTAAACCTGTTAATATATTTCCCTTAACAAAAACCTCAGTATAGTTTTCTAAAGTAAATGGTGCTGGTAGAGAAAGATGATTTCCCATAGCTATCTGCTCTGGAGTTTTAAATGATGATAACACAACTAATAATAGCGGTAATAAAACTATTAAAGTTACTATTATAAATATTCCATGATTAAAAATATTAAATATATAATTTTTTGTTTTGTTTTCCATTTTTCCTCCTAAACTAACCTAAAACTACGCTTTTTTCTTAAATATCTTCTTGATTTTTTCAGGTTCCAAAACAAGATTTTGAATCATAGAAATAATTATAATTGCTATTATAAGAACTATCGCCATTGCTGATGCCAAACCAAAGTTACTAAACTCAAAGGCTGTTTTTACAGTATGAAGTGCAAATGTAGTACTGCTTGTTCCTGGTCCTCCACTTGTCATAACAAATGGAATATCAAATACCATTAAAGCTCCTCTTACATTTAAGAAAAGGATAATACTTAAAATTGACTTCATATTAGGTATAATAATCTTTATAAATTGTTGGAAAACTGATGCTCCATCAATCAATGCTGCCTCTAACATATCTTTATTTATTGACTGTAATCCAGCTAAAAACAATATAATATGAATTCCTGTAAATCTCCACAATGATACTATTACCAATGAATAGTTTACAATTTGTGGATCACTAAGCCATCTAACTTTTCCCATTTGCAATAGTGCAAGAAGTCCATTTAATACTCCATCTTCTGAACTATATAAAAATGAGAACATATAAGCTATTGCAACTCCATTTATTATATAAGGCATAAATACAATTGTTTTAAAAAATTCACTTTTTCTTATATATCTATCTAATAACATAGCTAAATACATCTCAATAGGGATAAAAAATAGGTGAATTATAAAATACAGATTGTTATTTTTTAAACTTTGCCATATATCACGTCTTTGAAAAACTTGATTATAATTTTTTAGTCCTACAAAATTCCAAGTGGGATTTATTCCATCCCAATCTGTAAAGCTTATAGTTATAAGCTTTACAGTTGGATAAATTACAAATACTAATAATAATAGAGTTGGAATTGCTAAGAAACAAGTTAACAGTATTCTTTTTTGTATTTTATCTTTCATATTTATACTCTCCAAATTATTTAGTATTTTCTCTAGCTTCTTTCCATCTATTGTTTAGATCATCCATATATTTTTCAAAGTCAACACCTTGTAACATCTCTTGTCCCATTCTTTTTACATCAAATGAAAGGAAGTTAGCGATATCTCTATATTTTGCATCTCCACCTTTTTGTAATACTACTTCAGGATTAGGAATATTTGCTATAGTTTCATTGAATAAGTTATCATTTCCTTCTACTCCTTCAACTGATGGAAGAACATTCATATATTTTACATATTCTTTATAGTAGTCGCTTTGGAATAGCCAGTTTAAGAACTCTTTTGCCTCAGCAGCATTTTTACTATATTTAGGAATTGATAGGAATACTTCTGCTGTTACTAAATATCTAAATGGATCTTCTTTTGTTTCACGTGCAGGTAGTACAAATACTCCAATATCATCTAATTCTTCTTTTGATAAATCTTTTTGTAAATCTAAGTAGAACCATTGTCCTGCTGCTAACATAGCTGCTTTTTTAGATACAAACATACTTTTTTCTTGATCCCATCCATACCCTAATGGATCGTCTCCAAATGGTTTTATTTTATAATAATTATTTAACATCTCATAAGCTGTATAGAATGGTTTTCCTTTAGAGAATGGAGCATCATCTACACCCATTTTAGTCCAAATATCATTTCCTCCTGATACTAAGAATGGCATAAATTCATTGAACGGATAAACAACCCAAGAATCTTTTCCTCCTAAAGCAACAGGAATATATTTATCAGTAGCTTTTATCTTAGTTGAGATATCTACAAATTCACCCCAAGTTGTAGGAACTTCAACTCCAGCTTCTTTAAATATGCTTTTTCTATAATATACAAATTCATTAAATCCATACATAGGAAGTCCATAGATATTTCCATCTATTGCATAATCATTTGCAAATTTATTAACTTTTGTAGCTGGTAAATCATTTAAAGGAGTTAAAATATTTTTATAGTTTTCCATTGTTACTACTCTAACAGGGAAAATATCAGGTAATTTTTGTGCTGAGTTTCTAATTTTCATTGTATTGTCATATTCAGTAGCTTGTACTTTTTCCATTTTAATAGTAACATTAGGTTTTACTTTGCTATATGCTTCTGCTATACTATTTAGTTCCATCATATACTCTTCACCAGTACCAGTATATGTTACAAAACTTAACTCTACTTTTTCATCTTTCTTAGCCTCTGTTGCTTCTCCACCTTGTCCACAACCTACCATTAATAGCATTGTTCCTATTCCTAAAGCTTTTAAATAACTTTTCATCTTGTCCTCCCTCATATTTATATTTTAATTTCATATTTTTATTAACTAAGTTTTGCTTCCTCTTTTAGACTCATCTTTTTATTATCTTTATGTAGTTCAAATACTACTATCTCATTTGTTCCCTCTTTTAATAGTGGTGCTGGAAGATATAATCTTTTTTGAGGTCCTGCTTTCCAATATCTACCTAGATTAAATCCATTTATAAATACAACACCTTTTTCCCAACCTTCAAAATCTAAATAAGTATCTCCTACTTCTTTTACTTCAAAGCTTCCTCTATAGAAAGTTGGATACTCTTCTTTATTACCATTTCCATATTTTATATTCTCTATATCTTTTAATGGAATTGTGTATATATCCCAGTTAAATAGGAATTGATTTCCTATTCTTACCCCTTCTGTTATTCCTTTAGGATCTTTTAATAGTGGTCCATAGTTTATTCTTGCCATATTTTCTACTAAAATTTCTAAAGTTGACTCTGGTCCATCTGCACTTAATAGTATCTCTTGCTTATTATTTCTATCAATTACCCCTTGATACTCTCCATTTAGATATACTAAAGCTCTATCTCTAACCTCTTGTAAATTTAATTTTAGAGCTTCTAATTTTCCTTTTATTGTTGTTTTATATAGAATAAATCCATAATCTTGATCTAATTCTTCCATTGTTAATGGATATGGTGATGTATAATGTTTTGATATAAGATCTAAATTTTCTTTAAATGTTCCATACTCAGTAAATTCAACATCTCCATAATTCATTTTTTTAGATTCTTTTACTGAAAAATACTTGTGATTTTTATGTTTTTTAATTTTATGCTCATATTTCTTTAAAATATCTTTTACTAGATGATACTTTTCTGTTAAGTCTCCTGCTTCAGTTAAAAGAGCATCATAGTCATAACTTGTTACTGTACATCTTTGTTCATCATGATAGTTTGCTCCATTCATAAATCCAAAGTTAGTTCCTCCATGGAACATATAGAAGTTTACTGATATGTCATTTTCTAACATATATATAAGCTCTTCTCTAATATCATCAGCTTTTCTTGTTATATGTTCATGTTCCCAATGATCAAACCAACCTATCCAAAATTCCATAACCATTTTTGGCATATTTGTTTGATAATTTTCTAACATTTTAAAAGATTCTTCTGTTCTTGAACCAAAGTTTATTGTTTTCCAAACATTTGGCAAAGTTCCTCCAGATAGCATCCAATGTGTTGGTCCATCTGAAGTAAATAGTTGCTCTTTTACTCCTCTACTTCTTAGAGCCTCTTCTAAGTGTGCAAGATATTTGCTATCATTTCCATAGCTTCCATACTCATTTTCTATTTGAACTGCTATGATATTTCCACCATTTGATCTTAAATATGGAGCAAATACTGGAACAAGATTATCATAATATCTATCTACTTTTTCAATATAAGTTGGATCCATTGTTCTCAATCTTATATTTGTATATTTTAATAACCAAGCTGGAAGTCCTCCAAATTCCCATTCTGCACAGATATATGGAGATGGTCTTAAAATAATATACAATCCTTTTTCCTCTGCTAATTTTAAAAATCTTCCTAAATCTAACATTCCAGAGAAATTATATACCCCCTCTTGTGGCTCATGAAGATTCCAAGGTACATAAGTTTCTACACAGTTAAATCCTGCTGCTGCTATCTTCTCAAGTCTATCTTCCCATTGTTCTGGTAAAGTTCTAAAGTAGTGCATAGCTCCTGATATTAAAAGAGTTTTTTCTCCATCTATTGTTATATTATTTCCAACAAGTTTCACTTTGACCTCCTAATTATAAAGTAATATTTTCTTCTGTTTCAGCATCAAATATATGAGCTCTTTTTATATTGAAGTAAAATTCTCCCTCTTCTCCATATTTTACATTTTCAGTTTTTCTTGCTTCTATTCTTGATGTAAATTGACAACCATCTATTGTAAAGTATAGAAACTCCTCATTTCCCATGTGTTCTACTACACTTACTTGACCTTTTAAGAAGTTTATCTTTTCTCCTTCTGGGTGAGTAACTTTATTTCCAATATTTTCAGGTCTTATTCCTAAAATAACTTTTTTACCTATATGGCTTTTTACCTTTTCTCCCATCTCTTTTGGAAGTACAACATGTTTACTATTTCCAAATATAAAGATTATTCCATCTTCATTTTCTTCAATTACACCATCAACAAAGTTCATCGCTGGAGATCCTATAAATCCTGCTACGAATTTATTTGCTGGTTTGTGGTATAAATTTAGTGGAGTATCAACTTGCATTATCTTTCCATAGTTTAATACACAGATTCTATCTCCCATTGTCATTGCTTCTACTTGGTCATGTGTTACATAGATCATTGTTGCTGTTTGTCCTTCAGCTTTCAGTTGTTTATGTAGTTGAGTTATCTTAACTCTCATTGATACTCTTAATTTCGCATCTAAGTTTGATAGTGGTTCATCAAATAGGAATACATCTGGTTTTCTTACTATTGCTCTTCCTACTGCAACCCTTTGTCTTTGTCCTCCAGACATCTCTTTTGGTTTTCTATCTAGTAATTGAGTTATCTCTAACTTTTCTGCTGCTTCTCTAACTCTTCTATCAATTTCATCTTTTGGAGTTTTAGCCATTTTTAATCCAAAAGCCATATTATCATAAACTGTCATATGAGGGTATAGTGCATAGTTTTGGAAAACCATTGCAATACCTCTATCTTTTGGTGGAAGATCATTAACTAATTTATCTCCTATCCAAATTTCTCCCCCAGTGATTTCTTCAAGACCAGCTACCATTCTAAGAGTAGTAGATTTAGCACAACCAGATGGTCCTACAAAAACCATAAATTCTCCATCTTTTATTTCTAAATCAATACCATGCACAGCTTTAAATCCATTTGGATATTGTTTTTCAACTTTTTTTAATATTACCTCTGCCATTTCTCCTCCAATTCATCTTTTTATCTTATAATTAATTTAGGATCTAATCCAATATTATAAACCTCTTCTAGTTTAATATTCTTCTTTACCTTTTCCAGTAATAGATCTAAGCCTTTTTCTACTAAATGCTTCATTGGTTGATCTACACTTGAAATTTTTAAAACCTTTGAAATTATTGTATTATCAAAAGCCACTAAGGTTTTCCCTTCTAAAGAGATCCCTTGCTTTTCAGCTTCTTCTAAAAAAATAAAAGCAAT
The window above is part of the uncultured Fusobacterium sp. genome. Proteins encoded here:
- a CDS encoding Gfo/Idh/MocA family oxidoreductase; protein product: MIKVGVIGAGNRGKDVYAKYILNYTDEAKVIAIAEPNPLKRKEMMEDHKLDPEFVFESWEEFLAKDKFCDAVIIATGDDMHFEPIKIAMEKGYDILLEKPMSNKVDECINIVKMAEKYGVKVMVCHVLRYTPFFSKLKELIESGIIGEVVDIQHNENIGNYHFAHSFVRGNWRNSDETSPLILQKSCHDLDILSWLLGGSSCKRIASFGQLRHFKRENAPEGSAERCLDCKYLDSCIYSPKKIYYNNLGAWPTLVATEIQTKEALEESLRTNKYGRCVYKCDNNVVDNMVSIIEFDNGVHVTFNLCAFTDEVCRTIKIMGTKGEIRGNDLKNHIEVYEFGKGEGRFANGKKTEITPDVLLGGHGGGDTGLMQDFIKLCQGKLEDTRTNPKVSLESHIMAFAAEESRVTGKVVNMDEFVGRFNK
- a CDS encoding GntR family transcriptional regulator; the encoded protein is MFQSKSPLYYQLAEIIINDIKEKNLQENDRILTEREYCEKYNLSRSTVRQAIAYLEKKGYIYKVQGCGTFVSSRVMKQKLLKFYSFTEEAKKQGKTPSSKILSFKEKKADEKICKELNINKDDKVYELQRLRLADDEVVMYEKTYLLEKKMQGLSKNILLENPLYDILQNRYNISFTKATERFSVLLADENIAEILTIPQGSPIIRLQRWTYAGMEIIEYTVSLVRGDRFEFEVELEEK
- a CDS encoding carbohydrate ABC transporter permease, whose amino-acid sequence is MENKTKNYIFNIFNHGIFIIVTLIVLLPLLLVVLSSFKTPEQIAMGNHLSLPAPFTLENYTEVFVKGNILTGLKNSVLLVIGTVIVNVLLSSMVAYSLSRFEFTLKKVYFLLFSLAMLVPSFIAEITRFGIIGKIGLYDTLFAPMIIYISTDILQIYVYKQFIDQIPYSLDESARIDGCSYFTIYWKIIFPLILPATATLIILKSVDILNDMYTPYLYMPSAENATLTTMLMNYVGRSGSWAKLSAAIVLVMLPTIIMYLIFKKKILSGIVAGAVKE
- a CDS encoding ABC transporter substrate-binding protein; its protein translation is MKSYLKALGIGTMLLMVGCGQGGEATEAKKDEKVELSFVTYTGTGEEYMMELNSIAEAYSKVKPNVTIKMEKVQATEYDNTMKIRNSAQKLPDIFPVRVVTMENYKNILTPLNDLPATKVNKFANDYAIDGNIYGLPMYGFNEFVYYRKSIFKEAGVEVPTTWGEFVDISTKIKATDKYIPVALGGKDSWVVYPFNEFMPFLVSGGNDIWTKMGVDDAPFSKGKPFYTAYEMLNNYYKIKPFGDDPLGYGWDQEKSMFVSKKAAMLAAGQWFYLDLQKDLSKEELDDIGVFVLPARETKEDPFRYLVTAEVFLSIPKYSKNAAEAKEFLNWLFQSDYYKEYVKYMNVLPSVEGVEGNDNLFNETIANIPNPEVVLQKGGDAKYRDIANFLSFDVKRMGQEMLQGVDFEKYMDDLNNRWKEARENTK
- a CDS encoding ABC transporter ATP-binding protein, translating into MAEVILKKVEKQYPNGFKAVHGIDLEIKDGEFMVFVGPSGCAKSTTLRMVAGLEEITGGEIWIGDKLVNDLPPKDRGIAMVFQNYALYPHMTVYDNMAFGLKMAKTPKDEIDRRVREAAEKLEITQLLDRKPKEMSGGQRQRVAVGRAIVRKPDVFLFDEPLSNLDAKLRVSMRVKITQLHKQLKAEGQTATMIYVTHDQVEAMTMGDRICVLNYGKIMQVDTPLNLYHKPANKFVAGFIGSPAMNFVDGVIEENEDGIIFIFGNSKHVVLPKEMGEKVKSHIGKKVILGIRPENIGNKVTHPEGEKINFLKGQVSVVEHMGNEEFLYFTIDGCQFTSRIEARKTENVKYGEEGEFYFNIKRAHIFDAETEENITL
- a CDS encoding beta-galactosidase; its protein translation is MKLVGNNITIDGEKTLLISGAMHYFRTLPEQWEDRLEKIAAAGFNCVETYVPWNLHEPQEGVYNFSGMLDLGRFLKLAEEKGLYIILRPSPYICAEWEFGGLPAWLLKYTNIRLRTMDPTYIEKVDRYYDNLVPVFAPYLRSNGGNIIAVQIENEYGSYGNDSKYLAHLEEALRSRGVKEQLFTSDGPTHWMLSGGTLPNVWKTINFGSRTEESFKMLENYQTNMPKMVMEFWIGWFDHWEHEHITRKADDIREELIYMLENDISVNFYMFHGGTNFGFMNGANYHDEQRCTVTSYDYDALLTEAGDLTEKYHLVKDILKKYEHKIKKHKNHKYFSVKESKKMNYGDVEFTEYGTFKENLDLISKHYTSPYPLTMEELDQDYGFILYKTTIKGKLEALKLNLQEVRDRALVYLNGEYQGVIDRNNKQEILLSADGPESTLEILVENMARINYGPLLKDPKGITEGVRIGNQFLFNWDIYTIPLKDIENIKYGNGNKEEYPTFYRGSFEVKEVGDTYLDFEGWEKGVVFINGFNLGRYWKAGPQKRLYLPAPLLKEGTNEIVVFELHKDNKKMSLKEEAKLS
- a CDS encoding carbohydrate ABC transporter permease; translated protein: MKDKIQKRILLTCFLAIPTLLLLVFVIYPTVKLITISFTDWDGINPTWNFVGLKNYNQVFQRRDIWQSLKNNNLYFIIHLFFIPIEMYLAMLLDRYIRKSEFFKTIVFMPYIINGVAIAYMFSFLYSSEDGVLNGLLALLQMGKVRWLSDPQIVNYSLVIVSLWRFTGIHIILFLAGLQSINKDMLEAALIDGASVFQQFIKIIIPNMKSILSIILFLNVRGALMVFDIPFVMTSGGPGTSSTTFALHTVKTAFEFSNFGLASAMAIVLIIAIIIISMIQNLVLEPEKIKKIFKKKA